One stretch of Streptomyces hygroscopicus DNA includes these proteins:
- a CDS encoding XRE family transcriptional regulator, translating to MSYQPVPTVRRRRLGSTLRQLRTEAGMTLDAAAAALNAAANGSADARRWTAPKLSRIENANATIRAAEVETLLRAYAVTDPTTRIALEGLAKDAGKRGWWQTYRGVVAPAYADYISLESDAESVRDYAPLVVPGLLQTADYARETIAANAVARTAAEVDALAEVRLARQAVLTRSCHPLRLWAVIHEAALRRRFTGQPDIMTAQLRRLLEVAEWPTVTLQVMPIDVPPNPGDAGAFTLVAFPGPMPDVVTQENLRGPSYVEGVDDVNVFADAFGHIVDCALSTDETKALIAGLV from the coding sequence ATGTCCTACCAGCCAGTGCCCACCGTTCGGCGCAGGCGCCTGGGCTCCACGCTGCGACAACTGCGCACCGAAGCAGGGATGACACTGGACGCGGCGGCAGCGGCGCTCAACGCGGCCGCGAACGGATCCGCCGACGCCCGCCGCTGGACCGCGCCGAAGCTCTCCCGGATCGAGAACGCCAACGCCACGATCCGCGCCGCCGAGGTCGAAACGCTGCTGAGGGCCTACGCCGTCACCGACCCCACCACCCGTATCGCCTTGGAGGGCCTGGCCAAGGACGCGGGCAAACGCGGCTGGTGGCAGACATACCGTGGCGTCGTCGCCCCCGCCTACGCCGACTACATCTCGCTGGAGAGCGACGCGGAGAGCGTCCGCGACTACGCCCCGCTGGTGGTCCCCGGTCTGCTGCAGACGGCCGACTACGCCCGCGAGACCATCGCGGCGAACGCCGTGGCCCGCACCGCCGCCGAGGTCGACGCCCTCGCCGAGGTGCGCCTGGCCCGCCAGGCCGTCCTCACCCGCTCCTGCCACCCGCTGCGGCTGTGGGCCGTCATCCATGAGGCGGCGCTGCGCCGCCGGTTCACCGGGCAGCCCGACATCATGACGGCTCAGCTACGGCGGCTGCTGGAGGTGGCGGAGTGGCCCACCGTCACGCTGCAGGTGATGCCGATCGACGTGCCGCCCAACCCGGGGGACGCGGGCGCGTTCACACTTGTGGCCTTCCCGGGCCCGATGCCGGATGTGGTCACACAGGAGAACCTGCGCGGCCCCTCGTACGTCGAAGGAGTCGACGACGTCAACGTCTTCGCCGACGCCTTCGGCCATATCGTGGACTGCGCGCTGTCCACGGATGAGACGAAGGCCCTCATCGCTGGTCTGGTATGA
- a CDS encoding chitin-binding protein, whose translation MRKKISAAVIGIGLAAISVLATGGSASSHGYTDSPISRQKLCANGTVTGCGDIQYEPQSVEGPKGFPSGGPADGTICAGGNSRFSQLDDPRGGSWPATRMTAGQSYTFNWRFTASHSTTDFKYYITKNGWNPSQKLTRASLESQPFLTVPYNGQRPPSTLSHSGTIPGGKSGRHVILAVWTIADTSNAFYACSDVQF comes from the coding sequence ATGCGCAAGAAGATCAGCGCCGCCGTCATCGGCATCGGTCTCGCGGCGATTTCCGTCCTCGCGACCGGCGGCAGCGCCTCCAGCCACGGCTACACCGACTCACCCATCAGCCGCCAGAAGCTGTGCGCCAACGGCACGGTGACGGGCTGCGGTGACATCCAGTACGAGCCCCAGAGCGTCGAGGGCCCGAAGGGCTTCCCGTCCGGCGGTCCCGCGGACGGCACGATCTGTGCGGGTGGCAACAGCCGGTTCTCCCAGCTCGACGACCCGCGGGGCGGCAGCTGGCCCGCGACCAGGATGACCGCCGGGCAGAGCTACACCTTCAACTGGCGGTTCACGGCCTCCCACTCGACCACGGACTTCAAGTACTACATCACCAAGAACGGCTGGAACCCCAGCCAGAAGCTCACCCGTGCGAGCCTGGAGTCCCAGCCCTTCCTGACCGTTCCGTACAACGGCCAGCGTCCGCCGTCCACGCTCTCCCACTCGGGCACCATCCCGGGCGGTAAGAGCGGCAGACATGTGATTCTCGCCGTGTGGACCATCGCGGACACCTCGAACGCCTTCTATGCCTGCTCGGACGTCCAGTTCTGA